A single window of Salvia splendens isolate huo1 chromosome 8, SspV2, whole genome shotgun sequence DNA harbors:
- the LOC121744730 gene encoding phospho-N-acetylmuramoyl-pentapeptide-transferase homolog isoform X1, producing the protein MQLQSHAVSRRNLNHVGFLAGCCCLRLPSSRVSFGSAPGYAEHKLFESPVPSHGFRTARGVLRICAMDDDFGVSFGDWSSNDRPFEYMYSSSEGEDSDGDVFLQPITDVDLPTSKERLLPSDDSITVTAHRLSTLGSTRRRRKTVYGIWNNVGLMSFSTFLLLLVDQCAWRIVRLPLAPFYLMWPFLISAILVSCAGYICVPLFRLFNMRSRVKKGTPIQHSSKKGTPTMGGLYFVPIGLLVAEVVLKFSSVEVSAAAVATMAFAAIGLLDDFLSISNKNDGLSAWFRILLEAATGMLFSYWLWTTDISTPYNMKTVVPLPGPLGLVRLGKFYPVLSSFCFVSMANGVNLTDGLDGLAAGTAALAFIGMSIVVLPICSDLSVFGASMAGACIGFLFQNQHKASIFMGDTGALALGGALAAMASCTGMFFPLFISSGIYVVEALSVIIQVSFFKATKHFMRRGYRIFRMAPFHHHLELCGVREPVVVAGAYFVACLLILCAAYVGLASA; encoded by the exons ATGCAATTGCAATCCCATGCTGTGAGTAGGAGGAATCTCAATCATGTAGGGTTTCTCGCGGGTTGCTGCTGTCTCAGACTCCCGTCGTCGCGCGTGTCTTTCGGTAGCGCCCCCGGTTATGCCGAGCACAAG TTGTTTGAATCACCGGTTCCTAGCCATGGATTTCGCACGGCGCGCGGAGTTCTTCGAATTTGCGCCATGGATGAT GATTTTGGTGTTTCATTTGGTGATTGGAGTAGTAATGATAGGCCCTTTGAATATATGTATTCATCAAGCGAAGGTGAAGACAGCGATGGGGATGTTTTTCTGCAGCCGATTACGGATGTTGATCTTCCCACCTCAAAAGAGCGGTTGCTGCCGTCTGATGACTCCATAACTGTGACTGCGCATAGGCTTTCAACGCTTGGCAGCACTAGAAGGAGAAGAAA GACTGTTTATGGAATTTGGAACAATGTTGGACTTATGTCGTTCTCAACGTTCCTTCTTTTACTTGTGGATCAGTGTGCATGGAGGATTGTTAGATTGCCTCTCGCACCATTCTACTTGATGTGGCCTTTCCTGATATCTGCAATTTTAGTATCTTGTGCTGGCTATATTTGTGTCCCGTTGTTTCGTCTGTTTAATATGCGGTCCAGAGTAAAGAAAGGGACACCGATCCAACACTCTTCCAAGAAAGGAACCCCCACGATGGGCGGCTTATATTTTGTACCGATTGGCCTACTTGTTGCTGAAGTTGTACTCAAATTTTCATCCGTTGAGGTTTCTGCAGCAGCAGTAGCAACTATGGCATTTGCTGCAATTGGTCTATTAGATGATTTTTTGAGTATCAGCAATAAAAATGATGGCCTATCTGCTTGGTTTAGGATTTTGTTGGAG GCAGCTACCGGAATGTTGTTCTCCTATTGGCTGTGGACAACGGACATATCAACACCCTACAACAT GAAAACTGTGGTTCCTCTACCCGGACCTTTGGGCCTTGTTCGCCTTGGGAAATTTTATCCAGTCTTGAGttcattttgttttgtttccATGGCCAATGGTGTTAATTTGACTGATGGACTTGATGGGCTGGCTGCGGGAACTGCTGCATTAGCATTCATCGGGATGTCAATTGTTGTTCTTCCTATATGCTCCG ATCTTTCAGTATTTGGAGCATCGATGGCTGGAGCGTGCATTGGTTTTCTTTTCCAAAACCAGCACAAGGCATCTATATTCATGGGCGACACGGGAGCTTTGGCTTTGGGTGGGGCTCTTGCTGCAATGGCTTCTTGCACTGGAATGTTTTTCCCATTGTTCATTTCATCAGGGATATATGTTGTAGAAGCACTTTCAGTTATCATACAG gtatcCTTCTTCAAGGCGACCAAGCATTTCATGCGAAGGGGATACCGAATTTTTCGAATGGCGCCCTTCCACCACCACCTCGAGTTATGTGGAGTTAGAGAACCAGTAGTTGTTGCCGGCGCATATTTTGTTGCTTGTTTGTTGATCCTATGTGCAGCGTACGTCGGCCTTGCTTCTGCTTGA
- the LOC121744730 gene encoding phospho-N-acetylmuramoyl-pentapeptide-transferase homolog isoform X2, translated as MDDDFGVSFGDWSSNDRPFEYMYSSSEGEDSDGDVFLQPITDVDLPTSKERLLPSDDSITVTAHRLSTLGSTRRRRKTVYGIWNNVGLMSFSTFLLLLVDQCAWRIVRLPLAPFYLMWPFLISAILVSCAGYICVPLFRLFNMRSRVKKGTPIQHSSKKGTPTMGGLYFVPIGLLVAEVVLKFSSVEVSAAAVATMAFAAIGLLDDFLSISNKNDGLSAWFRILLEAATGMLFSYWLWTTDISTPYNMKTVVPLPGPLGLVRLGKFYPVLSSFCFVSMANGVNLTDGLDGLAAGTAALAFIGMSIVVLPICSDLSVFGASMAGACIGFLFQNQHKASIFMGDTGALALGGALAAMASCTGMFFPLFISSGIYVVEALSVIIQVSFFKATKHFMRRGYRIFRMAPFHHHLELCGVREPVVVAGAYFVACLLILCAAYVGLASA; from the exons ATGGATGAT GATTTTGGTGTTTCATTTGGTGATTGGAGTAGTAATGATAGGCCCTTTGAATATATGTATTCATCAAGCGAAGGTGAAGACAGCGATGGGGATGTTTTTCTGCAGCCGATTACGGATGTTGATCTTCCCACCTCAAAAGAGCGGTTGCTGCCGTCTGATGACTCCATAACTGTGACTGCGCATAGGCTTTCAACGCTTGGCAGCACTAGAAGGAGAAGAAA GACTGTTTATGGAATTTGGAACAATGTTGGACTTATGTCGTTCTCAACGTTCCTTCTTTTACTTGTGGATCAGTGTGCATGGAGGATTGTTAGATTGCCTCTCGCACCATTCTACTTGATGTGGCCTTTCCTGATATCTGCAATTTTAGTATCTTGTGCTGGCTATATTTGTGTCCCGTTGTTTCGTCTGTTTAATATGCGGTCCAGAGTAAAGAAAGGGACACCGATCCAACACTCTTCCAAGAAAGGAACCCCCACGATGGGCGGCTTATATTTTGTACCGATTGGCCTACTTGTTGCTGAAGTTGTACTCAAATTTTCATCCGTTGAGGTTTCTGCAGCAGCAGTAGCAACTATGGCATTTGCTGCAATTGGTCTATTAGATGATTTTTTGAGTATCAGCAATAAAAATGATGGCCTATCTGCTTGGTTTAGGATTTTGTTGGAG GCAGCTACCGGAATGTTGTTCTCCTATTGGCTGTGGACAACGGACATATCAACACCCTACAACAT GAAAACTGTGGTTCCTCTACCCGGACCTTTGGGCCTTGTTCGCCTTGGGAAATTTTATCCAGTCTTGAGttcattttgttttgtttccATGGCCAATGGTGTTAATTTGACTGATGGACTTGATGGGCTGGCTGCGGGAACTGCTGCATTAGCATTCATCGGGATGTCAATTGTTGTTCTTCCTATATGCTCCG ATCTTTCAGTATTTGGAGCATCGATGGCTGGAGCGTGCATTGGTTTTCTTTTCCAAAACCAGCACAAGGCATCTATATTCATGGGCGACACGGGAGCTTTGGCTTTGGGTGGGGCTCTTGCTGCAATGGCTTCTTGCACTGGAATGTTTTTCCCATTGTTCATTTCATCAGGGATATATGTTGTAGAAGCACTTTCAGTTATCATACAG gtatcCTTCTTCAAGGCGACCAAGCATTTCATGCGAAGGGGATACCGAATTTTTCGAATGGCGCCCTTCCACCACCACCTCGAGTTATGTGGAGTTAGAGAACCAGTAGTTGTTGCCGGCGCATATTTTGTTGCTTGTTTGTTGATCCTATGTGCAGCGTACGTCGGCCTTGCTTCTGCTTGA
- the LOC121744732 gene encoding 60S ribosomal protein L18a-like protein, translating into MSEEGGGKTLGVSAAAQSSPPPPNYYYGTFQGVANYQPQPDYSVIGIPQPVPPSAISAHPPHYYPPGYHAVPGHVVAHGPFREERLPCFGVGLGWLLFITGFFLGAIPWYIGAFLLLCVRMDYREKPGLIACGIAALLAALAVTLGLTNASYPW; encoded by the exons ATGAGCGAAGAAGGCGGAGGAAAGACCCTAGGCGTCTCGGCCGCCGCCCAATCTTCGCCACCGCCGCCCAATTATTACTACGGCACTTTTCAAGGCGTGGCTAATTATCAGCCCCAGCCCGATTATTCAGTGATAGGAATCCCTCAGCCTGTGCCCCCTTCCGCTATCTCTGCCCATCCGCCGCATTACTATCCTCCGGGATATCACGCCGTTCCCG GTCATGTTGTTGCTCATGGACCTTTTAGGGAGGAACGGCTCCCCTGTTTTGGTGTTGGACTTGGATGGCTCTT GTTTATTACTGGTTTCTTTCTGGGTGCAATCCCCTGGTATATAGGAGCTTTTCTACTGCTGTGTGTCCGTATGGATTACAGGGAGAAGCCTGGACTCATTGCATGTGGCATAGCT GCTCTGCTAGCTGCTCTTGCTGTTACTCTTGGTTTGACAAATGCAAGTTATCCCTGGTGA
- the LOC121744731 gene encoding 60S ribosomal protein L18a produces MVTYRFHQYQVVGRALPTETEEHPKIYRMKLWATNEVRAKSKFWYFLRKLKKVKKSNGQVLAINEIFEKNPTTIKNYGIWLRYQSRTGYHNMYKEYRDTTLNGGVEQMYTEMASRHRVRSHCIQIIKTATVPAKLCKRESTKQFHDSKIKFPLVYKKVRPPSRKLKTTYKATRPNLFM; encoded by the exons ATGGTGACTTACAGG TTCCATCAGTACCAGGTGGTGGGGAGAGCTCTGCCGACAGAGACGGAGGAGCATCCGAAGATCTACCGCATGAAGCTTTGGGCCACCAATGAAGTCCGCGCCAAGTCCAAATTTTG GTATTTCTTGAGGAAGCTTAAGAAGGTAAAGAAGAGCAACGGCCAGGTTCTTGCTATCAACGAG ATTTTCGAGAAGAACCCTACAACCATCAAGAACTACGGTATCTGGTTGAGATACCAGAGCAGAACTGGTTATCACAACATGTACAAGGAGTACCGTGACACCACTTTGAACGGTGGCGTTGAGCAGATGTACACCGAGATGGCCTCCCGCCACAGGGTGCGCAGCCACTGCATCCAAATCATCAAGACTGCCACTGTCCCTGCCAAGCTTTGCAAGAGGGAGAGCACTAAGCAGTTCCACGATTCCAAGATCAAGTTTCCCTTGGTCTACAAGAAGGTTAGACCACCTTCCAGGAAACTCAAGACCACATACAAAGCAACCAGGCCCAACTTGTTTATGTAA
- the LOC121743619 gene encoding aquaporin NIP1-1-like, with translation MDEISNGNGVVVLIKDGDFNQDSDAAVATGCCSLTVPFIQKIIAETLGTYFLIFAGCGAVAVNADKQKVVTLPGIAIVWGLVVMVMVYSVGHISGGHFNPAVTIAFASCKRFSWKQVPAYVAAQMVGATLGAGTLRLLFSGPHDHFTGTLPTGTDAQSLVVEFIITFYLMFVISGVATDNRAIGELAGLAIGSVILLNVMIAGPISGASMNPARSLGPSIVSNNFRGIWIYLVGPIGGAIAGAWVYNLVRFTNKPLREITKTASFLKSSTRNNSN, from the exons ATGGATGAGATATCAAATGGTAACGGAGTGGTTGTGCTCATAAAAGACGGCGATTTCAATCAAGATTCCGACGCTGCCGTGGCTACCGGATGCTGCTCTCTCACTGTCCCCTTTATACAAAAG ATAATAGCGGAGACGCTGGGGACATATTTCTTGATATTCGCCGGCTGTGGCGCTGTGGCGGTTAACGCCGACAAACAGAAGGTGGTGACGCTCCCCGGTATAGCCATAGTGTGGGGGCTGGTGGTCATGGTCATGGTTTACTCTGTCGGCCACATCTCCGGCGGCCACTTCAACCCCGCCGTCACCATTGCCTTCGCTTCCTGCAAGAGGTTCTCTTGGAAACAG GTACCTGCCTATGTAGCCGCTCAAATGGTTGGAGCAACCCTGGGCGCCGGAACCCTACGACTATTGTTCAGCGGGCCGCACGATCACTTCACCGGAACCCTGCCTACTGGCACTGACGCACAGTCGTTGGTTGTAGAATTTATAATCACATTCTACCTCATGTTCGTCATTTCCGGCGTCGCCACTGACAATAGAGCT ATTGGTGAACTTGCTGGGTTGGCTATTGGATCAGTTATATTGCTGAATGTGATGATTGCTGG GCCGATATCGGGAGCGTCTATGAATCCAGCAAGGAGTTTAGGGCCATCAATAGTGTCGAACAATTTCAGAGGCATATGGATCTATTTGGTTGGGCCAATAGGTGGTGCGATTGCTGGAGCATGGGTCTACAATCTTGTTAGATTCACTAATAAACCTCTTCGTGAAATAACTAAAACTGCTTCCTTTTTGAAGAGTTCAACTCGgaacaattcaaactaa
- the LOC121743942 gene encoding probable LRR receptor-like serine/threonine-protein kinase RFK1 → MGGISQTAPPNSDGYVECNCNYNNNTVCHVTTLVIKGYNLPGVLPLSIVKLQYLQHVDVAYNLLTGTIPEEWASMQLNFISVLVNRLSGQIPKYLANFTSLTYLNLEGNQFSGAFLLTSEG, encoded by the exons ATGGGTGGGATCTCACAAACTGCTCCACCAAACTCTGATGGTTATGTTGAATGCAATTGCAATTATAACAACAACACCGTCTGCCATGTTACGACACT TGTGATTAAGGGTTACAATCTTCCTGGAGTTCTTCCATTGTCAATTGTAAAGCTTCAGTACCTCCAGCATGT tgaTGTTGCCTACAATCTCCTAACTGGCACAATTCCGGAAGAGTGGGCTTCAATGCAACTGAATTTTAT CTCTGTACTCGTAAACCGTTTATCTGGACAAATACCAAAGTATCTGGCAAACTTTACTAGCCTTACATACTT GAACCTCGAGGGAAACCAATTCTCGGGGGCATTCCTCCTGACATCGGAAGGATGA